In the Ctenopharyngodon idella isolate HZGC_01 chromosome 4, HZGC01, whole genome shotgun sequence genome, one interval contains:
- the flncb gene encoding filamin-C isoform X11, producing MMSNNTYYDQQLPPQYYQGTDNGEDGDEEMPATEKDLAEDAPWKKIQQNTFTRWCNEHLKCVNKKINDLQKDLSDGLKLIGLLEVLSQKKMYRKYHSRPNFRQMKLENVSVALEFLEREHIKLVSIDSKAIVDGNLKLILGLIWTLILHYSISMPMWEDEDDEDARKLTPKQRLLGWIQNKVPQLPINNFHRDWRDGKALGALVDNCAPGLCPDWETWDPSQPVENAREAMQQADDWLGVPQVIAPEEIVDPNVDEHSVMTYLSQFPKAKLKPGAPLRSKTLHPKRAKAYGPGIEPRGNVVLRPAEFVVETVEAGLGEVLVYIEDPEGHTEEARVIPNNDRNRSYSVVYVPKVEGLHKVKVLFAGQDIDRSPFLVNVSKALGDPNKVQARGPGLEAVGNVANKPTYFDIYTAGAGAGDVGVIIVDSQGRRDTVEIILENKGDSVFRCTYGPILEGPHTIYVTFAGQQIPRSPFTVHISEAPSSGRQIGSPVHIIPQSIRTPPSEKAKKVPPPTPPKPRRPTSNPNACRAIGRGLQPKGVRVKEVADFKVYTKGAGSGELRVQVKGPRGGDEPVKVQELGDGVYECDYYPIFPGKYIITITWGGHAIPRSPFEVIISEDAGPQKVRAWGPGLETGMVGKSADFVVEAIGTEVGTLGFSIEGPSQAKIECDDKGDGSCDVLYWPTEPGDYAVHVICDDEDIKDSPFMAHILPAASDVIPEKVKCYGPGLEPTGCIVNKPAEFTIDASGAGRGHLQIYAQDSEGFPIDIQITDNGDSTYFCVYIPTKPIKHTIIITWGEVNVPNSPFRVTIGEGSHPENVKVHGPGVEKTGLKANEPTYFTVDCSEAGQGDVSIGIKCAPGVVGPAEADIDFDIIKNDNDTFTVKYTPPGAGRYTIMVLFADQEIPISPFRIKVDPSHDANKVKAEGPGLNKTGVEVGKPTHFTIYTKGAGKATPEVHFTAAGKGEAVSDFEIIDNHDYSFTVRYTALQQGNMSISVCHGGDPIPKSPFTITVAPPLDLNKVKVQGLNTKVDVGKDEEFTINTRGAGGQGKVDVKITSPSRRPIPCKVESGASNEVHTVKYIPPEEGPYKVDISYDGNPVPGSPFTVEGVMPPDPSKVRAYGPGLKEGIVGKPAPFAIDTKGAGTGGLGLTVEGPCEAKIECQDNGDGSCSVSYLPTEPGEYSINILFADAHIPGSPFKAMVQSVFDPSKVTASGPGLERGKVNEAASFTVDCSKAGEAELTIEIISDSGTQAEVHVQNNSDGTYSITYIPPFHGMYTITIKYGGHAVPKFPARVQVDPALDTSGIKVYGPGVEPRGVLREVTTHFFVDTRVHNKMGGSHIKVRIVNPSGATTDAYITDKADGTYRVEYTAYEDGVHLIEVLYDDVPVPKSPFRVAVTEGCDPSRVRAYGPGLEEGLVNKPNRFTVETRGAGTGGLGLAIEGPSEAKMSCKDNKDGSCSVEYIPFTPGEYDVNITFGGLPIPGSPFRVPVRELVDPSKVKCSGPGLGSGVRAHVPQTFTVDCSKAGLAPLEVLLYGPTGMTEPVNITDNGDGTHTVVYTPAKDGPYTVCVKYADQEVPRSPFKIKVLPAHDASKVRASGPGLNASGVPASLPVEFTIDARDAGEGLLTVQILDPEGKPKKANIRDNRDGTYTVSYVPDMTGRYTITIKYGGDEIPYSPYRIHALPSGDASKCHVTVSIGGHGLGSGLGPTIQIGEETVITVDAKAAGKGKVTCKVSTPDGAELDVDVVENADGTFDIYYTAPEPGKYVITIRFGGEHIPNSPFHVVASDTIPIIEEPCDKLQLQQPYAPYKGYTPHWATEEPITAVDAMEPMLRPFNLVIPFTVQKGEITGEVRMPSGKTARPNITDNKDGTVTVKYAPTEKGLHEMDIKYDGNHIPGSPLQFYVDAINSGHVNAYGPGLSHGMVNKPATFTIVTKDAGEGGLSLAVEGPSKAEISCKDNKDGTCTVSYLPTAPGDYNIIVKFDDKHIAGSPFTAKITGDDSMRTSQLNVGTATDVSLKITETDLSSLTASIRAPSGNEEPCLLKRLPNRHIGISFTPKEVGEHVVSVKKNGKHVTNSPFKIMVGQSEIGDASKVKVFGKGLIEGHTFEVAEFIVDTRSAGYGGLGLSIEGPSKVDINCSDVEDGTCKVTYCPTEPGTYIINIKFADQHVPGSPFTVKVLGEGRMKESITRKRQAPSIATVGSTCDLNLKIPGNWFQMVSAQERLTRTFTRSSHTYTRTERTEISKTRAGETKREVRVEESTQVGGDPFRNVFGGFLGRESLGTFSSGQGRQSEGESGTQEMTAQVTSPSGNTDDAEIVEGEDSAYSVRFVPQEMGPHTVNVKYRGQHVPGSPFQFTVGPLGEGGAHKVRAGGTGLDRGVAGVPAEFSIWTREAGAGGLSIAVEGPSKAEISFEDRKDGSCGVAYVVQEPGDYEVSIKFNDEHIPDSPFIVPIASLSDDARLLTISSLQQEMGLKVNQEASFAVQLNGARGAIDAKVHTPSGAVEECYITELDNALQKQEMEVK from the exons ATAGTAAAGCTATAGTGGATGGCAACCTAAAACTGATCCTGGGGCTGATATGGACCCTTATCCTGCACTACTCCATTTCCATGCCCATGTGGGAGGATGAGGACGATGAAGATGCCAGGAAGCTGACACCAAAACAGCGCCTTCTGGGCTGGATCCAGAACAAGGTCCCCCAGTTGCCCATCAACAACTTCCACAGGGACTGGAGAGATGGCAAAGCCCTCGGTGCCCTGGTGGATAATTGCGCCCCTG GCCTGTGTCCGGACTGGGAGACATGGGACCCGAGTCAGCCAGTGGAGAATGCGAGAGAAGCCATGCAGCAAGCCGACGATTGGCTCGGTGTGCCTCAG GTGATTGCTCCAGAGGAGATTGTGGATCCCAATGTGGACGAGCACTCAGTGATGACCTACCTGTCTCAGTTCCCCAAAGCCAAACTCAAACCTGGTGCCCCACTGCGATCTAAAACTTTGCACCCCAAGAGAGCCAAGGCCTATGGGCCAG GTATTGAGCCCAGAGGCAACGTTGTGTTGAGACCAGCTGAATTTGTCGTGGAGACTGTGGAAGCGGGACTTGGAGAGGTGTTGGTGTACATTGAGGATCCAGAGGGCCACACAGAAGAG GCTAGAGTAATTCCCAACAATGACAGGAACAGGAGCTACTCTGTGGTCTATGTTCCAAAAGTGGAGGGTCTGCATAAG GTGAAGGTGTTGTTTGCTGGACAGGACATTGACAGGAGCCCTTTCCTGGTAAATGTGTCTAAAGCATTGGGAGATCCGAACAAGGTGCAGGCCCGTGGGCCAGGTTTGGAAGCGGTGGGCAATGTGGCCAATAAACCCACGTATTTTGACATCTACACAGCAG GTGCCGGAGCAGGCGATGTTGGCGTGATCATTGTGGACTCTCAGGGTCGGAGAGACACAGTGGAGATCATTCTGGAAAACAAGGGGGATAGTGTTTTCCGCTGCACCTACGGCCCTATTCTGGAGGGCCCTCACACTATATATGTAACATTCGCTGGCCAACAAATACCCAGAAGTCCTTTCACTGTTCACATCTCAGAGG CTCCTTCGAGCGGCCGGCAGATCGGCTCACCGGTTCACATAATCCCTCAGTCTATACGCACGCCGCCCTCAGAAAAGGCCAAGAAAGTGCCTCCCCCAACACCACCCAAACCCAGGCGACCAA CGAGTAACCCGAATGCTTGTCGGGCCATTGGTCGTGGCTTGCAGCCCAAGGGTGTACGTGTGAAGGAGGTGGCTGACTTTAAGGTGTACACGAAGGGAGCAGGCAGTGGAGAACTACGTGTTCAAGTCAAAGGGCCAA gAGGTGGCGATGAGCCTGTGAAGGTGCAAGAACTGGGAGACGGAGTGTATGAATGTGATTACTACCCCATTTTCCCTGGAAAATACATCATCACGATTACTTGGGGTGGCCATGCCATTCCCCGCAG CCCATTTGAGGTGATCATAAGTGAAGATGCAGGTCCTCAGAAAGTGAGGGCATGGGGTCCAGGCCTGGAGACGGGCATGGTGGGCAAGTCAGCTGACTTTGTGGTCGAGGCCATTGGCACAGAGGTTGGAACTCTGG GTTTCTCCATCGAAGGCCCCTCGCAGGCTAAGATAGAGTGTGATGACAAGGGTGATGGATCTTGTGATGTTTTGTACTGGCCCACCGAGCCAGGTGACTATGCGGTCCATGTCATCTGTGATGATGAAGATATCAAAGACAGCCCCTTTATGGCCCACATCCTCCCTGCAGCTAGTGATGTCATCCCTGAAAAG GTTAAGTGTTACGGCCCCGGGCTGGAGCCAACCGGGTGCATCGTTAACAAACCTGCTGAGTTTACAATTGATGCCAGTGGAGCTGGAAGAGGACATCTACAGATTTACGCTCAG GACTCAGAAGGCTTCCCCATCGATATCCAGATCACAGATAATGGTGACAGCACATATTTCTGCGTCTACATACCCACCAAGCCCATCAAACACACTATCATCATCACCTGGGGAGAGGTCAATGTTCCCAACAGTCCGTTCAGG GTGACCATTGGAGAAGGCAGTCACCCAGAGAACGTGAAGGTTCATGGACCAGGAGTGGAGAAGACTGGCTTGAAGGCCAACGAACCCACATACTTTACTGTGGACTGCAGTGAGGCCGGACAAG GAGATGTTAGCATTGGGATTAAGTGCGCTCCTGGCGTGGTGGGACCTGCCGAAGCAGACATTGATTTCGacataattaaaaatgacaatgacACTTTCACAGTAAAGTATACACCCCCTGGAGCCGGACGCTACACCATCATGGTGCTTTTTGCAGATCAG GAAATTCCCATCAGCCCCTTCCGTATCAAAGTCGATCCATCCCATGATGCTAATAAGGTGAAAGCAGAAGGTCCTGGGCTCAACAAGACAG GTGTGGAAGTGGGCAAGCCGACTCACTTCACAATCTATACTAAAGGAGCAGGCAAGGCCACACCTGAGGTTCACTTCACCGCAGCTGGGAAAGGAGAAGCCGTCAGTGACTTTGAGATCATTGATAACCACGACTATTCTTTCACTGTGCGCTACACTGCGTTACAGCAG GGTAACATGAGCATATCTGTGTGCCATGGTGGTGACCCCATCCCCAAAAGCCCGTTTACCATCACTGTTGCTCCTCCTTTGGATCTCAACAAGGTCAAAGTTCAAGGACTCAACACCA AAGTGGATGTAGGGAAAGATGAGGAGTTTACCATTAATACACGTGGCGCGGGAGGTCAAGGAAAGGTAGACGTCAAGATTACCTCACCCTCCCGCCGACCAATCCCATGCAAGGTGGAATCTGGAGCGTCCAATGAGGTGCACACAGTTAAGTACATTCCACCGGAAGAGGGGCCTTACAAAGTGGACATCAGCTATGATGGAAACCCCGTGCCGGGAAGTCCTTTCACGGTGGAGGGGGTGATGCCTCCAGATCCCTCAAAG GTGCGAGCCTATGGCCCTGGCCTGAAGGAAGGCATTGTGGGTAAGCCCGCTCCATTTGCCATCGACACCAAAGGCGCAGGTACAGGGGGTCTCGGGCTGACTGTGGAGGGCCCGTGTGAAGCAAAGATTGAGTGCCAGGACAATGGAGATGGATCTTGCTCTGTGTCCTATCTGCCCACTGAGCCTGGAGAATATTCCATCAACATCCTGTTTGCTGATGCACACATCCCTGGTTCCCCTTTCAAAGCCATGGTGCAGTCCGTCTTCGACCCCAGCAAGGTTACCGCTAGTGGACCAGGGTTGGAGAGAGGAAAGGTCAACGAAGCAGCGTCGTTCACAGTGGACTGCTCTAAAGCAGGGGAGGCAGAATTGACCATCGAGATAATTTCAGATTCAGGAACGCAGGCAGAGGTTCATGTCCAGAATAACAGCGATGGAACATATTCTATCACCTACATCCCTCCTTTCCACGGAATGTACACCATCACGATTAAATACGGAGGACATGCAGTACCTAAGTTCCCTGCAAGGGTGCAAGTGGATCCTGCTCTTGATACCAGTGGAATCAAGGTCTACGGTCCAGGAGTTGAGCCCAGAG GGGTACTCCGAGAGGTCACTACACACTTTTTTGTTGACACTCGGGTTCACAACAAGATGGGTGGAAGCCACATCAAAGTTCGTATTGTTAACCCATCAGGTGCCACAACTGATGCGTACATCACTGACAAAGCAGATGGCACTTACAGAGTAGAATATACCGCATATGAGGATG GTGTGCATCTTATAGAAGTGCTATATGATGACGTACCTGTCCCCAAGAGCCCGTTTAGGGTGGCGGTGACCGAAGGTTGTGATCCCAGCCGTGTACGTGCCTACGGTCCCGGTCTGGAAGAGGGTCTGGTCAACAAACCCAACCGGTTCACTGTGGAGACCAG GGGTGCTGGCACAGGTGGTCTTGGATTGGCCATTGAGGGTCCATCAGAAGCTAAGATGTCTTGCAAAGATAACAAAGATGGCAGCTGTAGTGTGGAGTATATTCCTTTCACTCCTGGAGAATATGATGTCAACATCACTTTCGGAGGCTTGCCTATCCCAG GTAGCCCATTCAGGGTGCCTGTGAGGGAGCTGGTGGACCCCAGTAAGGTGAAGTGTTCTGGTCCTGGTCTGGGCAGTGGAGTAAGAGCCCACGTCCCTCAGACCTTCACCGTGGACTGCAGCAAGGCTGGACTCGCCCCACTGGAGGTGCTGCTGTATGGACCTACAG GGATGACAGAGCCGGTAAATATCACAGACAACGGTGATGGCACACACACGGTGGTCTACACTCCTGCTAAAGATGGACCTTACACTGTCTGTGTCAAATATGCAGACCAAGAAGTGCCACGCAG TCCATTTAAGATCAAGGTGTTGCCTGCTCATGATGCCAGTAAAGTCCGTGCCAGCGGTCCCGGCCTAAACGCTTCCGGGGTGCCAGCCAGCTTGCCGGTGGAGTTCACCATTGATGCCCGTGACGCAGGGGAGGGTCTTCTCACCGTACAGATACTG GATCCAGAAGGAAAGCCAAAGAAAGCCAATATTCGGGATAACAGAGATGGAACGTACACCGTATCCTACGTCCCAGATATGACAGGGCGCTACACTATTACAATCAAATATGGCGGGGACGAGATTCCATACTCCCCCTACCGCATCCATGCGCTGCCCAGTGGAGATGCCAGCAAATGCCATGTGACAG TGTCGATTGGGGGACACGGACTGG GCTCAGGGCTCGGACCCACCATTCAAATTGGCGAGGAGACCGTTATCACTGTGGATGCAAAGGCTGCTGGGAAGGGGAAGGTCACCTGCAAAGTATCAACTCCAGATGGTGCGGAGCTAGATGTGGATGTAGTGGAGAATGCGGACGGAACATTTGATATCTACTATACAGCTCCAGAACCTGGGAAATATGTAATCACCATTCGCTTTGGAGGAGAGCACATTCCCAACAGTCCCTTCCATGTGGTG GCATCTGATACCATCCCTATAATTGAGGAACCGTGTGATAAACTGCAGTTACAGCAGCCCTACGCCCCCTACAAGGGCTACACCCCTCACTGG GCCACGGAGGAACCAATCACTGCTGTGGATGCCATGGAGCCAATGCTCCGCCCGTTCAATCTCGTCATTCCATTTACTGTGCAAAAGGGGGAGATTACAG GTGAGGTACGTATGCCTTCTGGTAAGACCGCCCGTCCCAACATCACTGATAACAAGGACGGGACGGTGACAGTCAAATACGCCCCCACCGAGAAGGGCCTGCACGAGATGGACATCAAATATGATGGGAATCACATACCAG GAAGTCCACTGCAGTTCTATGTGGATGCCATCAACAGCGGGCATGTGAATGCATATGGCCCTGGTCTGAGTCACGGCATGGTCAACAAACCTGCCACCTTCACAATTGTCACTAAGGACGCTGGAGAAG GAGGTCTGTCTTTGGCAGTGGAGGGCCCCTCTAAGGCAGAGATCAGCTGTAAGGATAATAAAGATGGCACCTGCACTGTGTCCTACCTGCCAACGGCCCCAGGAGACTACAACATAATTGTCAAGTTTGATGACAAGCACATTGCTGGAAGCCCCTTTACAGCCAAGATCACAG GCGATGACTCCATGAGGACTTCTCAGCTGAACGTTGGCACGGCCACAGACGTGTCTCTGAAGATCACAGAGACGGACCTGAGCTCCCTGACCGCGAGTATCAGAGCCCCATCTGGCAATGAGGAGCCCTGCCTGCTGAAGAGACTGCCAAACCGCCACATCG GAATATCCTTCACTCCTAAAGAGGTCGGTGAGCATGTGGTCAGCGTGAAGAAGAATGGAAAACATGTGACCAACAGCCCATTCAAGATCATGGTGGGCCAGTCTGAGATTGGTGATGCCAGTAAAGTGAAGGTGTTTGGAAAAGGTCTGATCGAAGGACACACCTTTGAAGTGGCTGAGTTCATCGTGGACACCAGAAGTGCAG GTTATGGAGGTCTGGGTCTGTCGATCGAGGGGCCAAGCAAAGTTGACATTAATTGTTCGGATGTGGAAGACGGAACATGCAAAGTGACCTACTGCCCAACCGAACCTGGAACATACATCATCAACATAAAATTCGCAGACCAACATGTGCCAG GAAGTCCATTTACAGTGAAGGTTCTGGGTGAGGGAAGAATGAAGGAGAGTATTACCAGAAAGAGGCAGGCGCCCTCTATCGCCACAGTGGGCAGCACTTGCGACCTAAACCTCAAGATTCCAG GGAACTGGTTTCAGATGGTGTCGGCCCAAGAGCGACTCACCCGTACCTTCACCCGCAGCAGCCACACCTACACGCGCACAGAACGCACTGAGATCAGCAAGACCCGTGCAGGCGAGACCAAGCGGGAAGTGCGGGTGGAAGAGAGCACCCAGGTGGGGGGCGACCCCTTCAGGAACGTATTCGGTGGATTTCTGGGCAGGGAGAGTCTGGGAACCTTCAGCAGCGGCCAGGGCCGACAATCAGAgg GTGAATCAGGTACACAGGAGATGACTGCACAGGTGACGAGTCCCAGCGGTAACACGGATGACGCTGAGATCGTAGAAGGAGAGGACAGTGCATATAGTGTGCGTTTTGTGCCTCAGGAGATGGGCCCCCACACCGTCAATGTCAAATACAGGGGCCAACATGTCCCTGGAAGCCCCTTTCAGTTCACCGTGGGGCCCCTGGGAGAGGGAGGGGCCCATAAGGTTCGGGCTGGTGGTACTGGACTGGACAGGGGTGTGGCTGGAGTTCCAG CTGAATTTAGTATCTGGACTCGTGAGGCCGGTGCTGGCGGTTTGTCCATAGCTGTTGAGGGGCCCAGCAAAGCAGAGATTTCTTTTGAGGACAGGAAGGACGGTTCCTGTGGAGTGGCTTATGTAGTACAGGAGCCTG gtGACTACGAGGTGTCAATCAAATTTAACGACGAACATATCCCAGACAGCCCTTTCATCGTTCCCATTGCATCACTGTCAGATGATGCCCGCCTACTTACCATCAGCAGCCTGCAG CAGGAGATGGGTCTGAAGGTGAATCAGGAGGCCTCGTTTGCTGTGCAGCTGAACGGAGCGAGAGGAGCGATTGATGCTAAGGTGCACACACCGTCTGGAGCAGTGGAGGAGTGTTACATCACTGAGCTAGACAATG CGCTACAAAAACAGGAAATGGAGGTAAAATAG